From a single Natronorubrum tibetense GA33 genomic region:
- a CDS encoding phosphatase PAP2 family protein encodes MLVQVLTQLVAVVTLMVIVSIALFVGRYRLRETRTEWRSRIRAAAPITVLLAVVLLFNSVARQAVPHLSWIGEVWLGVAWNLTGPIYDIEGQFIVWLQSLATPWLTAYFSFIYIYGYIFLLVFPVVAYFALSNTRPLRELLAAYTLNYTLGLVLYIFVIAYGPRNMMPELVEALLYDTYPQYQHLTRQVNRNTNVFPSLHTSLAATVTFLAYRTRDVYPKWNVVAILLGVSVAISTMYLGIHWVIDVVAGIVLAYVSVELAHLLVGRWSLSDWIDGRVSSIRGLRNRDS; translated from the coding sequence ATGTTGGTACAGGTGCTGACGCAGTTAGTCGCGGTCGTGACGCTCATGGTAATCGTCTCGATTGCGCTCTTCGTCGGCCGCTATCGCCTCCGCGAGACGCGGACGGAGTGGCGCTCGCGGATCCGAGCAGCCGCCCCGATCACGGTCCTTCTCGCCGTCGTCTTGCTGTTCAACAGCGTCGCCAGGCAGGCGGTTCCCCATCTCTCATGGATCGGTGAAGTGTGGCTCGGGGTCGCCTGGAACCTCACGGGGCCGATCTACGACATCGAGGGCCAATTCATCGTCTGGCTGCAGTCTCTCGCGACGCCGTGGCTGACCGCGTACTTCTCGTTCATCTACATCTACGGCTACATTTTCCTGCTGGTCTTTCCAGTCGTCGCCTACTTCGCGCTGTCGAACACGCGGCCGCTGCGGGAGCTTTTAGCGGCGTACACGCTGAACTATACCCTCGGGCTGGTGCTCTACATTTTCGTCATCGCCTACGGGCCGCGGAACATGATGCCCGAACTCGTCGAGGCGCTACTGTACGACACGTACCCACAGTACCAACACCTCACGCGGCAGGTCAACCGGAACACCAACGTCTTCCCGTCGCTGCACACCTCGCTCGCGGCGACCGTCACCTTCCTGGCCTACCGCACGCGGGACGTCTATCCGAAGTGGAACGTCGTCGCGATCCTCCTCGGGGTCTCGGTCGCGATTTCGACGATGTACCTCGGCATCCACTGGGTGATCGACGTCGTCGCCGGAATCGTGCTCGCGTACGTCAGCGTCGAACTCGCACACCTCCTCGTCGGCCGCTGGTCGCTTTCGGACTGGATTGACGGACGCGTTTCCTCGATTCGCGGCCTCCGCAATCGCGACTCGTGA
- a CDS encoding ABC transporter substrate-binding protein, translated as MSERGAASSDTDSQRRRGGRSPAISRRAALAGAAGLTMSTSGCLSRFRNIVNRDDIEQLSLTITTLPADGDRESIRLAREIAAALETAGVDTAIEMRSNEEFLRAILINHDFDIYVGQHPGGLDPDFLYESLHSLYAEESGWQNPFGFTNLLVDDLLEEQRETDGEERRDTVETLLEALAVEQPFIPVCTPTEHRLVRADRFEGWADGHLATRGGYLGLEPLTDESGEQLRAVHMDARPSQNLNPLTAEYRDRGTVTDLLYDSLATETVTADGAHSLEPWLADDWEWIDESTLVVELHPDCTFHDGESLTASDVAFSYRFLADTALGGDGSPAPSPRFRGRVAAIDEVEATGESTLEFAVGVGQEVGERALMVPILPEHVWRDRAAEASVRGVRVAQGTTEAVVSNNFPPIGSGPFQYADRSEREHVTFERFDDHFSLREDVDRPEPTVDELRVQIDPRSTSAIQLLEDDAADVTSSALETYVVDDIEESDDVELVESPSWTFYHLGFNARRAPFGNPRFRQVVARLLDKAWLVEEVFDGHARPIATPVTDEWVPDRLEWDGEDPEMPFLGSDGDLDVEAVRAAFEDAGFRYDSEGNLRVRQ; from the coding sequence ATGAGTGAGCGTGGAGCTGCGTCGTCCGACACCGATAGCCAGAGACGCCGTGGCGGTCGGTCGCCCGCCATCAGCCGTCGGGCCGCGCTGGCCGGCGCCGCCGGACTCACGATGTCGACGAGCGGCTGTCTCAGCCGGTTCCGAAACATCGTCAACCGGGACGATATCGAACAGCTCTCGCTGACCATCACGACGCTTCCCGCAGACGGCGACCGAGAGAGCATCCGGCTGGCTCGAGAGATCGCCGCCGCCCTCGAGACCGCCGGCGTCGACACGGCCATCGAGATGCGCTCGAACGAGGAGTTTCTGCGGGCGATCTTGATTAATCACGACTTCGATATCTACGTCGGCCAGCATCCCGGCGGCCTCGACCCGGACTTTCTCTACGAGTCGCTGCACTCGCTGTACGCCGAGGAATCCGGCTGGCAGAACCCCTTCGGCTTTACGAACCTGCTGGTCGACGACCTGCTCGAGGAACAGCGAGAGACCGACGGCGAGGAGCGCCGCGACACCGTCGAGACGCTGCTCGAGGCGCTCGCCGTCGAACAGCCGTTCATCCCCGTCTGTACGCCGACCGAGCACCGACTCGTGCGGGCCGACCGGTTCGAGGGCTGGGCGGACGGCCACCTCGCGACGCGAGGTGGGTATCTCGGCCTCGAGCCGCTGACCGACGAAAGCGGCGAACAGCTTCGGGCCGTCCACATGGACGCTCGCCCGTCACAGAATCTCAACCCATTGACTGCCGAGTACCGCGACCGGGGAACGGTCACCGACCTGCTATACGACTCGCTCGCGACCGAGACCGTCACCGCCGACGGCGCCCACTCGCTCGAGCCGTGGCTCGCCGACGACTGGGAGTGGATCGACGAGTCGACGCTCGTCGTCGAACTCCACCCCGACTGTACGTTCCACGACGGCGAGTCGCTCACCGCGAGCGACGTCGCGTTCAGTTATCGCTTCCTCGCGGACACCGCGCTTGGAGGCGACGGCTCGCCCGCGCCCTCGCCGCGGTTTCGGGGCCGCGTCGCGGCGATCGACGAGGTCGAAGCGACCGGCGAGTCCACCCTCGAGTTCGCGGTCGGCGTGGGCCAGGAGGTCGGCGAGCGGGCGTTGATGGTGCCGATCCTCCCCGAACACGTCTGGCGCGACCGTGCAGCGGAAGCGTCCGTCCGCGGCGTTCGCGTCGCGCAAGGGACGACCGAGGCGGTGGTGTCCAATAACTTCCCGCCGATCGGTAGCGGACCGTTTCAGTACGCCGATCGCTCCGAACGGGAACACGTCACGTTCGAGCGCTTCGACGACCACTTTTCGCTGCGCGAAGATGTCGACCGCCCCGAGCCGACGGTCGACGAACTCCGCGTCCAGATCGATCCGCGGAGCACGTCGGCGATCCAGCTGCTCGAGGACGACGCCGCCGACGTCACGAGTTCGGCCCTCGAGACCTACGTCGTCGACGATATCGAAGAGAGCGACGACGTCGAACTCGTCGAGTCACCGTCGTGGACGTTCTACCACCTCGGGTTCAACGCCCGCAGGGCGCCCTTTGGCAACCCGCGATTCCGTCAGGTAGTCGCCCGGCTGCTCGACAAAGCGTGGCTGGTCGAGGAGGTGTTCGACGGCCACGCGAGACCGATCGCGACGCCCGTCACCGACGAGTGGGTCCCCGACAGACTCGAGTGGGACGGGGAAGACCCCGAGATGCCGTTTCTCGGTTCGGATGGCGACCTCGACGTCGAGGCGGTGCGAGCGGCGTTCGAAGACGCCGGGTTCCGGTACGATTCGGAGGGGAACCTCCGGGTGAGACAGTAA
- a CDS encoding phosphatase PAP2 family protein codes for MLTEVLTRVAVVVGIMLPISIALFIGRERLETTFTEWRTRLRISGPVLVVLGIALVLNRMMRRSDPDIGFHMTSAIRDIEGEFILIFQRVANSYLTEYFAWIYVYGYTYLLIFPAVAYFVLSDTRMFRRLLTAYTLNYGLGLALYLLVIAYGPRNILAGELETVLYDHNPEYQHLTREVNRATNVFPSLHTSLAATVGIFAYLSRDEYLWWFPVAVVLAVSVIISTMYLGIHWAIDVVAGLALAALCVWLSDVIVGRWSLSASVDRLTGSDKTDGSDSR; via the coding sequence ATGCTCACGGAGGTACTGACGCGAGTCGCGGTTGTCGTCGGGATCATGCTCCCGATTTCGATCGCGCTGTTTATCGGCCGCGAACGGCTCGAGACCACGTTTACCGAGTGGCGCACTCGCCTGCGGATCTCCGGCCCGGTGCTCGTCGTGCTGGGAATCGCGTTGGTTCTCAACCGGATGATGCGACGGAGCGATCCTGATATCGGGTTCCACATGACCTCGGCGATCCGGGACATCGAGGGCGAGTTTATCCTGATCTTTCAGCGGGTCGCCAACTCCTATCTGACGGAGTACTTCGCGTGGATCTACGTCTACGGCTACACCTATCTGCTGATCTTCCCGGCCGTGGCGTACTTCGTGCTCTCGGACACACGCATGTTCCGGCGGCTGTTGACGGCGTACACGCTCAACTACGGGCTCGGGCTCGCCCTGTATCTCCTGGTCATCGCCTATGGGCCGCGAAACATTCTCGCCGGCGAACTCGAGACCGTGCTGTACGATCACAATCCCGAGTATCAGCACCTCACGCGGGAGGTCAACCGGGCCACCAACGTCTTCCCGTCGCTGCACACCTCGCTTGCAGCCACGGTCGGCATCTTCGCCTACCTCTCCCGCGACGAGTACCTGTGGTGGTTCCCGGTCGCCGTCGTGCTCGCGGTCAGCGTCATCATCTCGACGATGTACCTCGGGATTCACTGGGCAATCGACGTCGTCGCCGGGCTCGCGCTCGCGGCGCTTTGCGTCTGGCTCTCGGACGTCATCGTCGGTCGGTGGTCGCTGTCAGCGTCGGTCGATCGACTGACCGGCTCCGACAAGACCGACGGATCCGACTCGCGCTAA
- a CDS encoding ABC transporter substrate-binding protein — translation MNRNTTDPVDGVDRRSVLAAGAAGLSLSLSGCIDSVRSVVTGDGDDQLSLSIVTVPRDDNRETVQIARHLESNLQAVGIDADLTVRSRAEFLEMTLIDHDFDLYVGRHPADFDPDFLYEALHSTYADESGWQNPFGLTVRGIDRLLEEQRQADGEERETKMESLLEEIAIEKPFEPICRPTEYRVASNRFEGWGDSHLATRRGYLGLEPDDDVERLDALVTDARPSRNVNPLSATVRERGTIIDLLYDSLSTTVETEDGTVEVEPWLASDVSWESTDDEDVETTTATVTLREDCTFHETESVPAEPVTPEDVEFTYDFLEDTSYTLAANPSPSPRYRGHVSAVDEIDTEYGEDFQFRMTFDAGRAVAERALTVPILPKHVWLEEVNDRVGSIDDFSAPQGRWGIVTSSSIEPIGSGPYQFESQSERDHLTLERFDDHFTLAEDDDTLDKDVHLEPTVDEIRFTVDPGSVSSIERVASGGADLTESMLEAFSLADIPEDDEIERYDDDSWTFYHLGFNTRRMPCGDFRFRQAVAQLIDKEWVIDEVFFDEAHAKPLATPVTDEWVPEHLEWDSEDDDFVTRFLGSNGEPNVTLARDMFEDIGYRYDEAAGRLRHY, via the coding sequence ATGAATCGCAACACGACTGATCCGGTCGACGGCGTCGATCGACGCTCCGTCCTCGCTGCAGGTGCAGCGGGGCTATCGCTCTCGCTGAGCGGCTGTATCGACAGCGTTCGCAGCGTCGTCACCGGTGACGGAGACGATCAGCTTTCGCTCTCCATCGTCACGGTCCCTCGCGACGACAACCGAGAAACCGTCCAGATCGCTCGGCATCTCGAGTCGAACCTCCAGGCAGTCGGCATCGACGCGGATCTCACGGTGCGCTCTCGCGCCGAATTCCTCGAGATGACCCTGATCGATCACGACTTCGATCTGTACGTCGGTCGCCATCCTGCGGATTTCGATCCGGACTTTCTGTACGAGGCCCTCCACTCCACGTACGCCGACGAATCCGGCTGGCAGAACCCCTTCGGTCTCACCGTCAGGGGGATCGACCGCCTCCTCGAGGAGCAACGGCAGGCGGACGGCGAGGAACGCGAAACGAAGATGGAATCGCTGTTAGAAGAGATCGCTATCGAGAAACCGTTCGAGCCGATCTGTCGGCCGACCGAGTACCGCGTCGCCAGCAATCGGTTCGAAGGCTGGGGCGACAGCCACCTCGCGACCAGGCGGGGCTATCTCGGTCTCGAACCGGACGACGACGTCGAGCGGTTAGACGCGCTCGTCACCGACGCACGACCGTCGCGAAACGTCAACCCCCTCTCGGCGACGGTTCGGGAACGAGGAACGATCATCGACCTGCTGTACGATTCGCTCAGCACGACCGTCGAAACCGAAGACGGCACCGTCGAAGTCGAGCCGTGGCTCGCCAGCGACGTGAGCTGGGAGTCGACGGACGACGAGGATGTCGAGACGACGACCGCGACCGTCACGCTCCGCGAGGACTGTACGTTCCACGAAACCGAATCGGTCCCCGCAGAGCCGGTCACCCCGGAGGACGTCGAGTTCACGTACGACTTCCTCGAGGATACGTCGTACACGCTCGCAGCGAACCCCTCTCCTTCACCCCGCTACCGCGGCCACGTGAGCGCGGTCGACGAAATCGACACCGAGTACGGAGAGGACTTCCAGTTCCGGATGACGTTCGATGCCGGTCGAGCGGTCGCCGAACGAGCCCTTACGGTTCCGATCCTTCCGAAACACGTCTGGTTGGAGGAAGTCAACGATCGCGTCGGAAGCATCGACGACTTCTCCGCGCCACAGGGGCGGTGGGGGATCGTTACCAGTAGTTCGATCGAGCCGATCGGCAGCGGTCCCTACCAGTTCGAGAGTCAGTCCGAGCGCGACCACCTCACCCTCGAGCGCTTCGACGACCACTTCACGCTGGCCGAGGACGACGACACGCTCGACAAGGACGTCCACCTCGAACCGACCGTCGACGAGATTCGGTTCACCGTCGACCCCGGGAGCGTCTCCTCCATCGAGCGCGTCGCAAGCGGCGGCGCCGATCTGACGGAGTCGATGCTCGAGGCGTTCTCGCTGGCCGACATCCCCGAGGACGACGAGATCGAACGCTACGACGACGACTCGTGGACGTTCTACCACCTCGGATTCAACACGCGACGGATGCCGTGTGGCGACTTCCGCTTCCGGCAGGCAGTCGCACAGCTGATCGACAAGGAATGGGTCATCGACGAAGTGTTCTTCGACGAGGCCCACGCGAAGCCGCTGGCGACGCCCGTCACCGACGAGTGGGTCCCGGAACACCTCGAGTGGGACAGCGAGGACGACGACTTCGTCACCCGATTCCTCGGTAGCAACGGCGAACCGAACGTCACGCTCGCACGCGATATGTTCGAGGATATCGGCTATCGGTACGACGAGGCTGCCGGACGACTGAGGCACTACTGA
- a CDS encoding ribonuclease P protein component 4, translating into MDIAAERIERLHELARAAAADRNDDRARYYVRLAQRVAERNRLTLPREFRRFTCDRCDAYLRPGVNARVRLQNGHVVITCDCGAHARYPYED; encoded by the coding sequence ATGGACATCGCCGCCGAACGGATCGAGCGCCTCCACGAGTTGGCCCGAGCGGCGGCAGCGGACCGAAACGACGACCGAGCGCGCTACTACGTTCGACTCGCCCAGCGCGTCGCGGAACGGAATCGGCTGACGCTACCCCGGGAGTTTCGACGGTTCACCTGCGATCGCTGCGACGCGTACCTGCGGCCGGGAGTGAACGCCCGCGTTCGACTGCAGAACGGCCACGTCGTGATCACCTGCGACTGTGGAGCTCACGCTCGGTATCCGTACGAGGACTGA
- a CDS encoding YhbY family RNA-binding protein, whose product MDKQTLKQEAHDLDVTVWVGKSGLESVVDELHDQLSNENLVKIKFLRAARAGSSTEEKAAELADRVNAELIDTRGHTAVVHR is encoded by the coding sequence ATGGATAAACAAACGCTCAAGCAGGAAGCGCACGATCTCGATGTTACCGTCTGGGTCGGCAAGAGCGGCCTCGAGTCGGTCGTCGACGAACTCCACGACCAACTCTCGAACGAGAACCTCGTCAAAATCAAATTCCTTCGTGCCGCCCGTGCGGGCAGTTCGACCGAAGAGAAGGCGGCCGAACTCGCCGACCGCGTCAATGCCGAACTGATCGACACGCGCGGGCACACGGCGGTGGTCCATCGATGA
- a CDS encoding mechanosensitive ion channel family protein — translation MSIGAGSLLQADGLGPIGRGLEQLGLPYVDGAVAASTASVIRFVLALTAIWFVGRLVVIPLIRRALDRRELDEHAQNPLLMLTRFGVLFFGVAVAFGFAGFGNFLVSMAGIAAAGALAIGLAMQNVIANFVAGVFIYTDKPFRIGDWIEWDDGTYSGTVEDISLRVTRVRTFDNELLTVPNSNLTDSVLKNPVDGGKLRQKFVFGIGYDDDIEEATEIIVDEAERHPDIMDDPAPSVRLTELGDSDVGLQSRFWIENPSRADFVRTRGEYVTAVKERFDEKGIDIPYPVRTLEGGLQLEDRKPVGQTAE, via the coding sequence ATGAGTATCGGTGCCGGATCTCTCCTCCAAGCTGACGGACTCGGACCGATCGGTCGTGGGCTCGAGCAACTCGGTCTGCCGTATGTTGACGGGGCCGTCGCCGCGAGCACGGCGAGTGTCATCCGTTTTGTCCTCGCACTCACCGCAATCTGGTTCGTCGGCCGCCTCGTCGTCATCCCGCTGATTCGGCGGGCTCTCGATCGGCGTGAGCTAGACGAACACGCCCAAAACCCGTTGTTGATGCTCACGCGCTTCGGCGTCCTCTTTTTTGGCGTCGCCGTCGCGTTCGGATTCGCCGGCTTCGGGAACTTCCTCGTCTCCATGGCCGGGATCGCCGCGGCCGGCGCGCTCGCCATCGGTCTCGCGATGCAGAACGTCATCGCGAACTTCGTCGCCGGCGTGTTCATCTACACCGACAAACCGTTCCGCATCGGTGACTGGATCGAGTGGGACGACGGCACCTACTCAGGCACCGTCGAGGACATCAGCCTGCGCGTGACTCGAGTTCGAACGTTCGACAACGAACTGCTGACGGTTCCGAACTCCAACCTCACCGACAGCGTGCTCAAGAACCCCGTCGACGGCGGGAAGCTCCGTCAGAAGTTCGTCTTCGGTATCGGCTACGACGACGACATCGAGGAGGCGACCGAGATTATCGTCGACGAGGCCGAGCGTCACCCGGACATCATGGACGATCCCGCACCCTCCGTTCGCCTGACCGAACTCGGCGACTCCGACGTCGGGCTCCAGTCGCGATTCTGGATCGAAAACCCCTCGCGCGCCGACTTCGTCCGCACTCGCGGCGAGTACGTCACGGCCGTCAAGGAACGCTTCGACGAGAAAGGGATCGACATCCCGTACCCCGTCCGCACGCTCGAGGGCGGACTGCAACTCGAGGATAGAAAGCCGGTCGGACAGACGGCCGAGTGA
- a CDS encoding LolA family protein, translated as MASQRFVAVLGALAILVLLSGCIAFSPPASDESESDEIELDEPEPAALFNSTFVYGDDLEDVSGEMTIEITGGDETVSETVRVHERPYVDYYEEVLETTESDQDGAIFASNASGAWWYYPKSSLAQHHEADEPFESEAVRSDRAEMAEMQLEWYDLEYLGTEMIADRETHAVDVDLKEEAVADGVSVLIGSTEYVYALETIEAPDELNIVEQTVWVDDEYDYPLKERMVFENTDGERYEMTERFETVSFNDGLEDETFEFEPPENATVESR; from the coding sequence ATGGCGTCTCAACGATTCGTTGCTGTTCTCGGAGCGCTCGCGATTCTCGTTCTCCTCAGCGGCTGCATCGCGTTCTCCCCGCCCGCGAGCGACGAGTCCGAATCGGACGAGATCGAACTGGACGAGCCCGAACCGGCGGCGCTGTTCAATAGCACGTTCGTCTACGGCGACGACCTCGAGGACGTCTCCGGCGAGATGACGATCGAGATCACCGGCGGCGACGAGACGGTTTCCGAAACCGTTCGCGTCCACGAGCGACCGTATGTCGACTATTACGAGGAGGTACTCGAGACGACGGAATCCGATCAGGACGGTGCCATCTTCGCCTCGAACGCGTCGGGAGCGTGGTGGTACTATCCCAAGTCGTCGCTGGCCCAGCACCACGAGGCCGACGAACCGTTCGAGAGCGAGGCTGTTCGGTCGGACCGCGCGGAGATGGCCGAGATGCAACTCGAGTGGTACGACCTCGAGTATCTGGGCACCGAGATGATCGCCGATCGAGAGACGCACGCGGTCGACGTCGATCTAAAGGAGGAGGCGGTCGCCGACGGCGTCTCGGTTCTCATCGGGAGCACCGAGTACGTCTACGCGCTCGAGACGATCGAGGCGCCCGACGAACTCAACATCGTCGAGCAGACGGTCTGGGTCGACGACGAGTACGACTACCCGCTGAAAGAGCGGATGGTCTTCGAGAATACCGATGGTGAGCGCTACGAGATGACCGAGCGGTTCGAGACGGTCTCGTTCAACGACGGACTCGAGGACGAGACGTTCGAGTTCGAGCCGCCGGAAAACGCGACGGTCGAATCGCGGTAG
- a CDS encoding MaoC family dehydratase, giving the protein MSSNCPESDATDAGVPPNEHWSSVSKHVVNSYVEANNALLAAMGFSPSSDDAPGTLTARQQPETVDGPITEVAFGDESWLMERSADEYEDLAVGDYVRFTKPIEETDVSAFAQVSGDTNRLHLAESFAEETQFGGRIAHGTLVAGTISAALARFPGLTIYLSQDLEFHAPVEIGETVTADCEIVELLGDTRYRLHTTVETTDEETVIDGEAIVVIQESPDV; this is encoded by the coding sequence ATGAGTAGTAATTGTCCGGAGTCCGATGCGACCGATGCCGGGGTACCGCCGAACGAACACTGGTCGAGCGTGTCAAAACACGTCGTCAACAGCTACGTCGAGGCCAATAACGCCCTCCTCGCCGCGATGGGATTCTCACCGTCGTCCGACGATGCTCCTGGGACGCTCACCGCACGGCAGCAACCCGAGACGGTTGACGGCCCGATCACCGAAGTCGCCTTCGGCGACGAGTCCTGGCTGATGGAGCGCTCCGCTGACGAGTACGAGGACCTCGCGGTCGGCGACTACGTCCGCTTTACGAAACCGATCGAGGAGACTGACGTCTCCGCGTTCGCACAGGTCTCCGGAGACACCAACCGGCTCCACCTCGCGGAGTCGTTCGCCGAGGAGACCCAGTTCGGCGGCCGCATCGCCCACGGCACGCTCGTCGCCGGGACGATCAGCGCCGCGCTCGCCCGGTTCCCCGGCCTGACGATCTACCTCTCCCAGGACCTCGAGTTCCACGCTCCGGTCGAAATCGGGGAGACTGTCACCGCCGACTGCGAGATCGTCGAACTGCTCGGCGACACCCGCTACCGACTCCACACGACGGTCGAAACCACGGACGAGGAGACCGTGATCGACGGCGAGGCGATCGTCGTCATCCAGGAGTCCCCCGACGTGTGA
- a CDS encoding pyridoxal phosphate-dependent aminotransferase, which produces MPTPTERVRRAERSSIRVMFNLAERHDGDLVRLEVGEPDFDTPEHVIDAAARAARVGETHYTSNAGLPACRRAISDTLAHDHGVEHDPDEIVVTVGGMEALHLATMATVGPGEELLAPGPTWPNYETQALLADGSFREVPMPAESGFDLEADRVIEAMSDDTAAVVLTTPSNPTGRVYDPAECRAVVEAAADHDAYVIADEVYLGLTYDGESEGIAAHTGHPDHVVTIGSCSKTYAMTGWRLGWLAADDHFVDRVLTVRESTTACASSVSQHAAIAALTGPQEPFREMYRAFQERRDLVVDRIAGIEGASCPRPEGAFYAFLDPGVDDDSLTIAKYLLEEHGVVLAPGDGFGESEPGRLRLSFANSMERLNEGFDRLEAGLDAY; this is translated from the coding sequence ATGCCCACACCGACGGAACGGGTCCGCCGAGCCGAGCGCTCGAGCATCCGCGTCATGTTCAATCTCGCCGAACGCCACGACGGCGACCTCGTTCGGCTCGAGGTCGGCGAACCGGACTTCGATACGCCCGAACACGTTATCGACGCAGCCGCACGCGCCGCCCGAGTGGGGGAGACTCACTACACGTCGAACGCTGGACTGCCGGCGTGTCGACGGGCGATTAGCGACACGCTAGCCCACGACCACGGCGTCGAACACGATCCGGACGAAATCGTCGTCACGGTCGGCGGGATGGAGGCGCTGCATCTGGCGACCATGGCGACGGTCGGACCCGGCGAAGAGCTGCTCGCTCCCGGACCGACGTGGCCGAACTACGAGACCCAGGCGCTCCTCGCGGACGGCTCCTTTCGCGAGGTCCCGATGCCCGCGGAGTCGGGGTTCGATCTCGAGGCCGACCGCGTCATCGAGGCGATGAGCGACGATACCGCCGCGGTCGTGCTCACGACCCCCTCGAATCCGACCGGGCGCGTCTACGATCCGGCCGAGTGTCGGGCAGTCGTCGAAGCGGCCGCCGACCACGACGCCTACGTCATCGCCGACGAGGTATACCTCGGACTGACCTACGACGGTGAGTCGGAGGGGATCGCGGCCCACACCGGCCACCCCGACCACGTCGTGACGATCGGCTCCTGCTCGAAGACGTACGCGATGACCGGCTGGCGGCTCGGTTGGCTCGCTGCCGACGACCACTTCGTCGACCGCGTGCTCACGGTTCGTGAGTCGACGACCGCCTGCGCCTCGAGCGTCTCCCAGCACGCCGCGATCGCGGCGCTCACGGGTCCACAGGAGCCGTTTCGTGAGATGTATCGCGCGTTCCAGGAGCGGCGGGATCTGGTCGTCGACCGCATCGCAGGGATCGAGGGTGCCTCCTGTCCTCGACCGGAGGGGGCGTTCTACGCGTTCCTCGACCCGGGCGTCGACGACGACAGCCTGACGATCGCGAAATACTTGCTCGAGGAACACGGGGTCGTCCTCGCTCCGGGAGACGGGTTCGGCGAGTCGGAGCCAGGGCGACTGCGGCTCTCGTTCGCGAACTCGATGGAGCGGTTGAACGAGGGGTTCGATCGACTCGAGGCGGGATTGGACGCGTACTGA
- a CDS encoding chorismate--pyruvate lyase family protein, with the protein MSDELGVPQSTDKSIRSMLVTLERDADLTLSPIERLFLATDGTVTHMLEALTRDDVSVTILDRSVADNRLFRTVALVPNTEQNPLVWARSTIRLSPLADSVADELVDGEIGIGDVLREECTETRREIVEMNVHSAATRFPSFVESDAACLLERTYQIYTADTRIMTITEYFPKDRLSTYRTH; encoded by the coding sequence ATGAGCGACGAACTAGGCGTTCCCCAATCGACCGACAAATCGATCCGCTCGATGCTGGTAACGCTCGAACGAGACGCCGACCTGACCCTCTCGCCGATCGAACGGCTGTTTCTCGCGACCGACGGGACCGTCACCCACATGCTCGAGGCGCTGACGAGGGACGATGTCTCGGTGACCATCCTCGACCGTTCGGTGGCCGACAATCGGCTGTTTCGAACGGTTGCGCTCGTGCCGAATACCGAGCAGAACCCGTTAGTCTGGGCTCGATCGACTATTCGGCTCTCGCCGCTTGCGGACTCCGTCGCCGACGAACTCGTCGACGGCGAGATCGGTATCGGAGACGTGCTTCGCGAGGAGTGTACGGAGACGAGACGCGAAATCGTGGAGATGAACGTCCATTCGGCCGCCACCCGCTTCCCGTCGTTCGTCGAGAGCGACGCGGCGTGTCTCCTCGAGCGGACGTACCAGATCTACACCGCGGACACCCGAATCATGACGATCACCGAGTACTTCCCGAAGGATCGACTCAGCACGTATCGAACGCACTAG